One window of Medicago truncatula cultivar Jemalong A17 chromosome 2, MtrunA17r5.0-ANR, whole genome shotgun sequence genomic DNA carries:
- the LOC11410710 gene encoding probable serine/threonine-protein kinase PBL23 — MVEDEDYRRKAKIAVVAIVVLASLAVFATFVAFSYYCYISHKVSKRRRKSHKVEEAIDNLNEKSDFANLQVVAEKGLKVFTFKQLHSATGGFSKSNIVGHGGFGLVYRGVLNDGRKVAIKLMDQAGKQGEEEFKVEVELLSRLHSPYLLALLGYCSDHNHKLLVYEFMANGGLQEHLYPVSNSNSSVMSVNLDWETRLRIALEAAKGLEYLHEHVSPPVIHRDFKSSNILLDKKFHAKVSDFGLAKLGPDRIGGHVSTRVLGTQGYVAPEYALTGHLTTKSDVYSYGVVLLELLTGRVPVDMKRPPGEGVLVTWALPLLTDREKVVKIMDPALEGQYSMKDVIQVAAIATMCVQPEADYRPLMADVVQSLVPLVKTHRSPSKVGSFSSFQSPKLSPGPAQYPVDANV; from the exons ATGGTGGAAGATGAAGATTACAGAAGAAAGGCCAAGATTGCAGTTGTTGCTATTGTTGTACTTGCTTCTCTTGCTGTTTTTGCTACTTTTGTTGCCTTTTCTTACTATTGCTACATCAGTCACAAAGTTTCCAAGCGTAGGCGTAAAAGCCATAAAG TTGAAGAAGCTATTGATAACCTCAACGAGAAAAGTGATTTTGCAAACCTACAAGTTGTTGCTGAGAAAGGACTTAAGGTGTTCACTTTCAAGCAGCTGCATTCTGCTACTGGAGGTTTCAGCAAGTCAAATATAGTCGGTCATGGTGGATTTGGACTTGTTTACCGTGGAGTGCTCAACGATGGAAGGAAGGTTGCGATTAAATTAATGGATCAGGCAGGAAAGCAAGGAGAAGAAGAGTTTAAAGTTGAG GTGGAATTGCTAAGTCGGTTGCATTCTCCGTATTTGCTTGCATTGCTTGGATACTGCTCTGATCATAATCATAAGCTGCTGGTGTATGAATTTATGGCGAATGGTGGTCTGCAGGAACATCTTTATCCTGTCAGCAATAGCA ATTCCAGTGTCATGTCTGTTAATCTAGATTGGGAAACTCGATTAAGAATAGCACTTGAAGCTGCCAAGGGTTTGGAATATCTTCATGAACATGTCAGTCCTCCAGTGATTCACAGAGATTTCAAGAGCAGCAACATCCTCTTGGACAAAAAATTTCATGCTAAAGTTTCTGATTTTGGATTGGCAAAGCTTGGACCTGATAGAATCGGTGGACATGTTTCAACTCGTGTTTTAGGCACTCAGGGATATGTTGCCCCCGA atatgcaCTGACAGGGCatttaacaacaaaatcagATGTGTATAGTTATGGTGTTGTACTTTTGGAGCTTCTCACTGGTCGAGTGCCGGTTGATATGAAGAGACCTCCTGGCGAAGGTGTACTCGTTACTTGG GCTTTGCCACTTTTGACTGATAGAGAAAAGGTTGTAAAGATTATGGATCCAGCATTGGAGGGACAGTACTCAATGAAAGATGTTATCCAGGTAGCGGCGATTGCGACAATGTGTGTGCAACCAGAAGCAGATTATAGGCCTCTCATGGCAGATGTAGTGCAGTCTTTGGTGCCATTGGTGAAGACTCACAGATCTCCCTCAAAAGTAGGCAGCTTCTCTAGTTTCCAATCCCCCAAGTTGTCCCCTGGCCCTGCCCAATATCCAGTTGATGCAAATGTGTAA